The segment ATGACTGTCCGATGGCAATGACGTAGGCCTAATTATAGCCTCGAAATAATGATCGGAGTTAGTGTCCCGCAGTGTTATTTATATGTAGTCCTCTACATACAGCTCCCTAGGGAGTAGGGAGTTGTGAATGAGtggtgatttcggacacagcccaTGTGTATGGCAGcatcaaagtttgtttttgttctgtaaaTTATTTGTGTCATAACCAAATTAAAATTGGCTGCATAAATTGGTTGAGAGACTGAACTTTGTATCACCCCTAAAAATAGCAGATGCTCCATAATCTTAGTTTAGTAAAACAACTTGCTGTAATGCAGAACATATATTTCTTTAATTTGAAAAGTGTAAACATTTAACGGTGTCACATTGGCCATAATTCTTAGTGTAAGAGTTGAGCTATTCAAATACTGGCATCTTGtcaataagaaataaaaataaattagtaaTGCTCCATCATAAGGCTCTGATGTTTCTACAGGACAGCACAACAGACTAAAAAATGCACACCTAAGGCACATTCTTGCAGGGCTTAAGCACTTTGACCATATGCTTTCATTTATATTCTCTACAGCGTAGGCTACTGTATGCCAGTGTGGTCAGTATATGCATGTGATATACATTCTATAGCGCATTACTTTGGCACGGTCCAATTCTGCTGTGAGAGACTGCAAGCTGCAGGGAGAAGGATTCACCTTCCAGTCTGGTTTTGTCTTTGTCCACTAATTGGCACTTTCAGGTGATGCCGTggtaaattaaatgtttgaagTGTATAAGTGCTGACTTGAATGTTGGGGGGATCCTCTATCTCAGGTTTATTAGAAGTCATCCTGAGAGCCTCCACAGTGAAATCTATTTTTCACACCCCTACACAACACAACAGAGgtttacattttcagtttaattCCAGAGGAGATATTATACTACAGTCTGTTGTACAGTCGCATGGTTTTATAGGCCTTACATCAATGTTACCTTCTTCAGCAGGCTAACATCACCTGCACTTTATAGAACTTCAACCAGGTTGTATTTTTAGGTCATTTAGCAGAATATTTCTTTCACAGCTAAGACAGTACAAAAAAGaatatttagcttgtttttaacatcatAAAAAATATCACGTTTTGTAACACTTCTTGAGCAAAGAAACgtttacaacaaaatataaaaaaaacaactgctaGTGTATGGGGACCCTAAAGGATGTGACACAGCTCAAATATGGGGACCctgctctcttcctcttcccatTGACTTGCAGACCTGAAGGTCCCCTGGTCTGTCGCAGAGAGCATTGAAAACTACACTGTTAGTCAGTTTCTCTGTCTTGTTGTGGAATATTACAGAGACACGGGCATCATATTGGCACCAGTAATGAAAATCCTTGAACCAAATCCAGCCCAAGTGGGATGTtggttagtgttgtagtactcgagaccggtcttggtcctAAGACCACTTTCTGATGGttttggtctcgtctcggactcgaccgcatttgtactcggtcttgtctcggtcttggacattgaggacttgggattttatttcaagaccagtcaagaccgtAACTTTGAGAATATCAATaatttgcttttgcattgtctgatttatttgttaacaacctaactttgattggaagtaaaacttaatgcttcaaatgcaaccaattaCCCTAATTAATGACGGTCACCCCTCCCTgtgatgcttacgttgatttcagctcttagtgtttgtatgtgggtgttttaatgggaatgtggatctttcagatcaatttgtgaagcacctatgatctcgttccacattttattgcgtaccatgcaatgcagggaactggtcttggtcttgaatcggtcttgccctccctcggtcttggtctcgactggtcttggtcttgtctctgtctcgataaactctggtcttggtcttgatttGGTCTCGGTTTgagcggtcttgactacaacactaatgtTGGTAATGTAATACTGCATAACAAGAGTCCATGCTTGTAATCAGGCTAATGAAAGACATTAAAAAGGATGACTTAATCAGGACCACATAAAGGATCACATCTGGGGTAGCTGGATGGTGGAGCACACTGGTAGACTCAGCCCATACAAATACAGCCACACTTTTTGGTTTTGGGTTCATTAATGAAtgaagtttaaagtttaaaaggaTGATTGTAAATAGAACTTAGAGCAAAGCATTTGAGATAAAGTGTCCAAAAAATTTACAGGTGTGTGGGATCTATGTCAGTGTTAGTTTCAGTTCTTCATGACTGAATATCTGCTGAAATATGACCTACCGCCTCAATACCCTTACATTTTGTTggattaaaaattaaacatattttcagATCACATTGCAAGTCAGAAAAAGGTGGTAAGTTGGTGATTATTAGTTCATATGTATATGAATGACAAAAACCACAGTTTCTGTACAGCctatactatactgtatatgaaagTGGGAATTTTCTATGACATCCTGTAAGTCACATTTAGGTGCTTGAAGCCAGATTTTCTCCCTAAAATTCTTAAGTAGTTTTAAAGCTAAAAATAAAGGTTGGGAAATTAATTACTTTCCATACTGTCTGCATGACAACATATGACAAGATagattctgtttctgcttgTTCCAACATTACAAATACAACATGACTTAAAACCCACAGCCCACAGTGGAGTTAAAGAGGCTAAGGGGGAACAGTGGTCACCATGAAACCCCTATGAATTAGTGATGGTAAACTCCTGCTAATTGACATTAATTACATACTTGATGTCCTTTGTCTGCTCTTCCATCCCTGCTGAGCTTCAGTTCACAAGTCATATGgatcaattcagttcaatttattatttgtaTAAGCAGGCAATTTGTGCTGCAGTAagcataaaaaatacataacaaaCTATAAGAAACATGCCGTATATAATAGAAATATAGAGCAGAGAACACGGGCCGGATGGCTCACACCAATGCTAGCTTAGCTCATCTCATCAGGCTGTAAGTCCACTGTAGCAGCACAGGGCCCATAGATAGTATGAAGCTCACTGAACCTAGAACCATAAGCATATAATATAATACTGGTATACATCATCATTAACAGCACCAGTACATCTCCATTATCAAACAAAACTTGACATGTCCGTGTAATTCTGGGCCTCTGAGTCACCACAAGATCAACACTTCAGATAAGACAAGATATACTACACTTCAAGTAGGCTTAAGTAAACATTACAAACagaattactatcattatcaccatcatcaccaccaccgtcttcatcaccatcaccatctccagCATCCCCACTCCCACCCATCACCAAGGTAATGGACTTGtccacaacagcagcagttagCTTCTCCTGCTATTGGCAGTCAAGGCTTGAATAGAGTCCGGGATGAAGGAATTCCTATACCTGTTTTTTATGATAATAAGGGCCTTGAAGCGCAGGCTAGATGGTAACAGTTTATACTCTGAATTAAAGGGGTGTGCACAATCTGAGCAAATGGCCATTGCTTTCATAAGCACCTCCTTGATGAACATGTGATTCAAACATCTGAACTGTACTCCCTCTATCTTACTGCCAACCGTCTATATTTTGATTTAGAGACATTAAGTTGTAGAAAATCGTTGTCATATTGTCTGGATTTCTAAATACCCTGGTATACTAGTGTTATATTCCACtggaaattgtgtgtgtgattgtcaGACTGTAAGTTTCTGAAAGTTTGTAAATTATCAAAAAAAGTTCTCAGATCAGTGAGCTGAAGGACTTTGTAGATGTTTGATGAAAAGCCCTCTATTTAAAGCATACTGACGCCTTTATGGTAGCAGCCACTGGACCACCTTTCAGAAGAATGCTGTCAGATGAGCATGTCAATCTCTTTGTCCATGGCCTCCACGTTATTCTCCTGGCTGTACGTGACCCATTTGTTGAGCCTGCTGTAAAGAGGCAGTTCATTCTTCTCCCTGTAGAGGTAGACACCAGTCACTCTGTTCCAGTTAGCTCTGCAGATAGGACGAGCACTCTGCCCAGTCATCTGctccttctcttccttctcCAGTGCCACAAAGCCAAAGAAGTTCTTAACGTTCTCTGCAGCCAGGAGGCGAGCATGGACTGCTGCCGTGCGGTTGAACAGGTTGTCTTCATTAGAGCGGTACTGAGACCAGTAGTCCTCCTGCTGGTAGCCAAGAGGAGAGGCGCAGCGCTTTAAACAGAGCATCAGGAACACCACCAGGGACATTCCTGCCACCAGCAACCAGCCTATCAGCTGAAAAGAATAGAAAAGAACAGTAACAGACTCAACACCATGTTCCAAAGCACTGGATCAATTACATTTGTGTTTGCTGTTCGCATATTAATTCCTTTGTCTGCTCCACCTGTCTTTTTATCTGTGGCTCTTTGGAGCACCTGTTATTAacaataatttatcaatgttaATCATCATTGGCAGTGAATTTCAATCATGACTATCAAATGCTAGAAAGGTAATGTATTTGTCATGGCATACAGCTAATTCATATCCTTTTTTGCATCTTACTTTTTCTGTCGCCGTCAGACAGTCGCCATTCCCTCCCTGTCCAGCTGTGCCTGCTTAGTTTGCCTTGTTTTTTCACCAAGTACACCTTGCTTTTACCTTCCTGTCCTGCCTGGGAGTTGTGCTGTAAAGTCCATCCTGACTACGCTGTCACAGATTTAGGTTATAGTGTGGACACTGAAATTAACTTTGAAAAATGTATACACAATAAaggattgttttttttgcattcagATCATTTACACATGTGTCCCCTGGATTTATATTCGTCATTTGaaaatactgctgttggtttataaagcactgaatgggtTAGGGccacatttctgatcttctgccatgttagacctctcaggtcatcgGGGACAGGTCTGCTTTATGTCCCCAAACTTAAAACTAAACCTGgtgaagcagcgttcagttttatTGCACCATATATCAGGAAAAAACTCCCAACTGTAGGTCTGCTGAAACCCTCAGCTCTTTTGTATCAAGACTAAAGACTTTTCTATTACCACTGACTTTTATTAATGTTTCAACGGCCTTAACAGGGCCAAGTAGAATTACATTTTTCTCTACTGTTTGGACTGCTTTTACCAAGATTGTAGTACAAACAATCTGGATTCAAAGCacttaaattgaattgaattaaaccAATATCTATGGAATAAATAAGAGAATAAGATAAGACCgtcctgcaaaaacaaaacataaagttCTCCACTACCTGAGATTCATAATTCAGTCGCCGCTCAATTTCAGGCCAGAAGCCTTGCAGCTCCTTTGGAACAGCTCCTGGACACGGGAATTCCGCCATGACATCTGAACCCTTATCTGAGGGGAAGCCCGGCAGCGTACTGGGGTCAATAAACTCACTGAGGGCACATGTGTATGCCTGTCCCTGCAGCAAAGAGATAACCACCCATGTTAGTGGAGCCACCACAGCTCGACCAATGATGCTTCCCAGCAGCATAAAGGCTGCGGCCCCCGACAGCTTCCGGCACAATCTGAGCCGACACTCGGACACCAGGTCCCAGGTGTTCTTGTTCATCATTATTCCTATGAGGAAAAATGCAAGCGCTGGAACACCAATGGCTGCCAGGCCGTAGAGGTAGTTCCTTCCAGAGGAACACGGGCATTTAAAGGCAAAAACACTGTACGCAGTCTGGCTGGCCACAGTGCCCAAAGCGATCAGACCGTTGAAGATCATCACATCTTTACTCTTGAAGAAGAGGGACACAAACTTAAAGTTCTCTGTGATGAGTGCAGCAGCCATGTTTTGTCTTTACTGAGATCGCGTTTGGCTCACAGCAATGTcagcctgcagagagagaaagaaaagggaaataaaCAAGGAACTTTTAGTTTAACAGAAACTTCtgtttcaaacaaacacaccgcGTTCATAGTAACAGTAGTCTGAAGTGTAATGAGTAGATTTAGACATGCAGAAAATAAGTGTTACATTTAAGTTATgctcattgcatcagacaaataAATCCTGCATTTAATTGAAAACAAAGAGTCACTATGGAATGTAGTCATGCAAACTCACTCTCTGGCAGTGTCCTGGGGCGGGGCAAGTGACTCAGCctctgtaatatattataaacaTCCCCTGCAATGAAAATCTGGAAAAACTGGAGAAAATATGTTGTCCAAAAGCTAAAATCAACGTTATACACGTCAAGCTGAAAAGAGAGGTCCCTTTTTTTGAGTCTGCTAGCAGTCTGGGCACCGGTGATGACTCACAGGCAGGGACGGCCCTCCAGATTCCTCACCAGTAGAAAAAACTTGGTCTGCaagtaaaaacatgtgttgatcaCAGAGTAGAGCAGCAACAAAGCAGAGCCGCACGGGCCTGTATGACTCACACATGAGGAACATGAATCACTCTCAATGGGCCACTAAACTTTCCAGAGCTCGAGGATATTGATTGATCCAGAGGAAGTTTCATTACAAATTTCAAAGGTGCAAGACAAGACGGTTAAAATGAGTGGAGAAAGGATTTTATATTCAAAATGTAGAGGTACATAAACTTAGAAGATCATGAAGCAGGTGTTGGGGATTAGGGTTTAGATGGCACCAAGatttatgttttatgatgtagtatttattattaatattgttattgtttaataattaataattgaatGTAATTTAAAGTTATATTCACCTCGGGGCACCACTCTTGAAACAAGAAGAATAATATTTGGTTAAAAATTGGATTAATGACTATGACTAAAATTACCATTAATAGATTGTCGGCTGAAGGATTTGGAGTTAAGGGGTTGGCAATATATTCATCATTAtgcaacattaaaaagaaaCCAGCATTTATATACACaagcatttattattattattattattattattattaaagcaaaaacacacaagatgaaACTTACTGAAATTCACAGACtaagaaaaagagaacaaacagaTATGTGTCCCTGataaggacagagagagagagagagtgtgtgagtgagtgagtgagtgagtgagtgagtgagtgagtgcacATGTGGTCAAACAAAGAACAAAGGAGCAGGGGAAAGTTAAGTTTCCTCATGCTTAGGTTTGTGTGGTTGTTTAAGGCCAAATAAAAGTATATCTCTATTTATGTGATCTGTGTAACGTTAGTATACtaagactgtgtgtctgtgtgaagcaCAGCATCTCTAACCAACTTAGCAGTGGCTGAGAACTGTGGTTACTTAATCTCACGTTAACACTGACCCAACAATAAATcttcaatgaaaaacacatcagtgtaCCCTTAAAAAAGCTAAACAGTCCTGTGCTTAGCCAAGTTAATGTTGCAATTAAGCTATATGCACTCAACACAAAGTGTAGTTCAGTAACAACACCCAATTACACCTTTCGGAGGTCACTAAAATCAATGTGTCGGTGTGTATATGTATAAGACAATGTCAGACTCTAGTTTAGTCCAGTTGAATCTAAACACTGGAGCATTTACCTCCTTGGTTTCATATTAATACTTGCATTCCTTGAGGCACCAGCTGAGGAGGTGCAGTTATTTACAATTCAAGCCTATTAATCACTTATAAACCTGAATTATAACtcttaataatttaaaaagaaggATAGTTTAATGGTACAACATCCAAACCTGTAAATTAAAGCAATCATTGCAAAATGTTGAAAGGAAATGGCTTTCCACTGATCTGAAAGAGTCACTTTTAATTTGGCATTATATTCTTAAAACGTATAAATTGCAGTGAGACACAGGAACAGACAGGTTCTGTTCTTAAGATGTATTAACAGAGAGGGAGCACTCTTTCAGAGGGTGGCTGTCCAAACAACTCCAAAAGCAGAGGTAATGTCCAAACAGAAAATCCAAATGGTGTGACAAATGATGAAAGTCCATCAAGAAACCAAAATCCAAAACCCTTGCTAATTATTACTCCACTAAAAGTAGATGTCTTtaggggctttcacacctgaaagtccgaaccatccaaaaaatactttcacaccagaaacgaatcgaaccatggttcagtttgatccgggCCGAGACTATCTCTTTTCGTCTGACCAAATTTCATCTGTTTGGTCCGGACTGTGGTCcgggggaggtttcacacctgtatttttggttcggaccaaactgaaaagtctgaaagtccggaccaaacgaggtaggtgtgaaagccccgcTAAATTTCTACTTGAGTCAACATACATAAGTATctgctttaataaaatgttcatGTATCAAAAGTGAAAAGTACTATTAGTATGTCAGGAGTTACTGACATgacaaacacaatttaaaaataatcattaaaatagttgccaattaaatttctgaCAATCAGCTAGTTGTTTCCACTAGGACAAACttttgggtagtttaatttataacaaaacaccatatctttaaaggttcagtgtgtaatatttctgatgcTCTATTAACAggaatgcaatataagatccataactatgttttcagtggtgtgtaaagatgttacataatgaaccattgtatttttattactttagaatgagacatttatatctacataaccacgggcaccccctgctgtggaggtcgctctattttgtcgtcatgtttctactgtagccgtcaacgaacaaacagcgctacagaacgtgtttcgtcatcacggcgttcttcttctgcttgtgtgaTTTCGGTAGCGTAGACGcctgtcactacattgaatacgtacaaagaagaacaagagggaataataataataatattaatagtaaTTTACAGTCTCCCAGTAGTCTTCtagtttattagaagtaagaagagaagtgacatttggacaaatgaaggagcacacgtgttatttagcacgagagccgacagctaGAGGGAGtcgggacagacagctgacggcagaaatcacagattttgtggattttcccagatggaaggctataaagTTAATGTGGCACAGATGTTTTCACAgtggtgctgaagttgtctgttttctgctggacaggtaaataactttaagtttgtcagactttagcgatgcaaatgaaaactgttggttGAGAGCTTTAGCTattagctggccataatcacagagagccatgtttcccctgtcagtggtgtgaaatatggattaatttcatggcgCCTAAtttacttattctccagcctgtgggcTGGCTTACCTTAGCAGACAATCAGCTCATAGGTAatgttaattggcaataaaaccgttagcttagagcattgaagcatcagccagctaaacctttactgactggtagaaaaacatttattgttagttggattggtttattctccagcgctgtgctttggttTGTGGTGTTATGTGaattggattaatttcatgtagttactctctctctctccagagctctgttatggctttgtatGTTAAGTTCTtgagaatcagctgatcgctaattggcaataaaacagcagcttccagcatcagagctcagatcagcagctaaacttttactgctctggtagaaaaaatatgtagttggattgtaacttcatttacttattctccagcgctctgttatggctttgttacgtgaacagacaaacagctgatgaatattattggtaatgaaacggtaacagcagagaagctcagatcagcagctaaacttcacattttactgccctggtggaaaacatgtatttctttttactgctaatggtgatatataacaagaccgtgtgcctatcaagggaccaataataaatactttctgaatttgcattaaaaaaaactttattggatattgcttcccactgtgcccacaaatgtgtaatttgtactttcacatgctaaatgcacATTAtaaacgttgcaccgttttaccacaagctgaaattatggctgttagtactactttgtgtttctgttgtattttaaaaaattaaaaaagacattttggtaatatttgcagattgcttatctaattaagcaaagtgagaggagccttgatcctcacctgacaatgcctttgtaaacttcatgtattatgtggtttataatgggctgtggtgcagaaacagtgaagcTTACATTGTActtttatctgtcagtggtcatactggaTTCACTAGATGTGAAagtttgagaatttcttcattttctttggtatgttagtccagatgagccaaccctcccaagttgtaaaatattgtattacaggagtatgagacatcatgtagcacctAATTTCTtgttgtggctgttgtttattattaatattcaaaaaatcttttggttttacaatttatgtaatttcttaatatatctaaaagaaacctcatttcttgactggcaatctCTTCTATCTCATAGAGGActtctttgtcctgtctcaggcaccttAGCTATACTGCTTTCTTGggttggggagggggggtgcaattcgcaaccctcaccactagatgtcactagaacttacacactgaacctttaaactcTGTATTGTGTATAAAATcttacttaaagaggtggtattatgctcattttcaggttcataatcctatttaggggttgtaccagaacagatttacatggtttcatgtttcatgacattttaataaaactccaggacctgatgccgtcgctcccgtcctccatcacaagagtgatagtccatgtcggaacaaatgacacagctcttcggcagtctgagctgacaaaatcagattttaaccgtcttcttaactttttaaagcagtgcggaaagtctgttttttatctctggtcccattcccacagttggtcgcggtgctggccgcttcagtagactccttggcctccacgactggctccagtccgcctgcagggctcatcgtgtgtgttatgtggataattttaatattttctggcaaagaatgtctctttttaagacagacggacttcacccaaacaaacggggctcagaaatgttagctgctcacatacagcatgtggtgcggtccacacatgacttacgtgaatgactaatcattcatgcagcacacctggacacaccaccgctcactgaNNNNNNNNNNNNNNNNNNNNtagaacttacacactgaacctttaaactcTGTATTGTATATAAAATcttacttaaagaggtggtattatgctcattttcaggttcataatcctatttaggggttgtaccagaacagatttacatggtttcattttcaaaaaacaccatatttttttcatactgcacattgctgcagctcctcttttcattctGTGTTGAACtctccgttttagctatggagtgatgcatcttgtctctaaatgatctttgttgggagttgcacatgcccagttcctagttaaggactactagccaatcagaagcagagaagggcgggccctgagaagccggtaaacacggcttcctttctgctgtacatgttgctgaccagcttgtcaacatagactggagtcagagtttcagagtggtgagttattaatctgtaacaaaatatctttcatccataaagttttaactttgggcttttttactttgcaaacctgttacatgcataaaaaatgtatataactcaataaaggagagggacaaagccaaaaagcagaataccacctcttt is part of the Micropterus dolomieu isolate WLL.071019.BEF.003 ecotype Adirondacks linkage group LG15, ASM2129224v1, whole genome shotgun sequence genome and harbors:
- the LOC123984275 gene encoding calcium homeostasis modulator protein 2-like encodes the protein MAAALITENFKFVSLFFKSKDVMIFNGLIALGTVASQTAYSVFAFKCPCSSGRNYLYGLAAIGVPALAFFLIGIMMNKNTWDLVSECRLRLCRKLSGAAAFMLLGSIIGRAVVAPLTWVVISLLQGQAYTCALSEFIDPSTLPGFPSDKGSDVMAEFPCPGAVPKELQGFWPEIERRLNYESQLIGWLLVAGMSLVVFLMLCLKRCASPLGYQQEDYWSQYRSNEDNLFNRTAAVHARLLAAENVKNFFGFVALEKEEKEQMTGQSARPICRANWNRVTGVYLYREKNELPLYSRLNKWVTYSQENNVEAMDKEIDMLI